GGCAATGCCATCCAGACGGTACAGGCGAGCGATGCCAAGAAGGTCATCACCGTGCGCACCGCATCCTTCGCCTCTGCGCCGGAGGGTGGTTCGGCCACCGTCGAAGGGATCCCGGCGGTTTCCGATCCGGGACTGTCGACCTTCGTCAGGGACGCGCTGTCGGCCTCCGATCGCCCGGAACTGACCTCTGCCAAAATCATCATTTCCGGTGGCCGTGCGCTCGGCTCGGCGGAGAAGTTCAAGGAGGTCATCCTGCCGCTGGCCGACAAGCTCGGCGCTGCCGTCGGTGCATCCAGAGCCGCCGTCGATGCCGGTTATGCGCCGAACGACTGGCAGGTCGGCCAGACCGGCAAGGTGGTCGCGCCGCAGCTCTATATCGCCTGCGGCATTTCAGGCGCCATCCAGCATCTGGCCGGCATGAAGGATTCGAAGGTGATCGTCGCCATCAACAAGGACGAGGAGGCGCCGATCTTCCAGGTCGCCGACTACGGATTGGTCGCCGATCTCTTCGACGCCCTGCCGGAATTGCAAAAGGCGCTCTGACCGCGCCAAATGCTTTTCTTTCGCACTTGCGAATGACTGGAAAATTATATTTTATCGGGCTACTACTGCTGCCGGGCGATCCTTCGTCCGGCAGTATTGCTAGAAAAATGCGGCGGCGCGGGGGCGCATGCCGTGCGGGGGTTTGGAGATGAATGCGGTGTTGAAGAATATTGGTATTATCGGTGCCGGTCAGATGGGCTGCGGCATCGCGCATGTTTCGGCCGCCGCAGGTTACAGGGTTCACATCTACGATCTCTCGCAGGACCGCATCGAATCCGGCCTTGCCACCATCAACGGCAACCTGGCCCGCCTGGTGACGAACGGCAAGATGACCGAAGAGGAGCGCAAGTCGACCTTGTCGCTCATCACAGGCTCGTCCGATGTCAATGATCTCGCCCCCTCCGATCTCGTCATCGAGGCCGCCACCGAGGATGAAACGGTCAAGCGCAAGATCTATACGCAGGTCTGTCCGGTCCTGAAGCCGGAAGCACTGCTTGCCACCAACACCTCTTCCCTGTCCATCACCCGGCTTGCTGCCGCCACCGACCGCCCCGAGCGCTTCATGGGCATACATTTCATGAACCCGGTGCCGGTGATGAAGCTGGTCGAACTGGTGCGCGGCATCGCGACCGACGAGAAGACCTTTTCCGCCGCCAAGGAATTCGTCGGCACGCTGGAAAAGACCATCACCGTCGCCGAGGATTTCCCGGCCTTCATCGTCAACCGCATCCTGCTGCCGATGATCAACGAAGCGATCTACACGCTCTATGAAGGCGTCGGCACGGTCGACGCCATCGATACAGCGATGAAGCTCGGCGCCAACCATCCGATGGGACCGCTGCAGCTTGCCGATTTCATCGGCCTCGACACCTGCCTCTCGATCATGCAGGTGCTGCATGACGGCCTGGCGGATTCGAAATATCGTCCCTGCCCGCTGCTGGTAAAATATGTCGAAGCCGGCTGGCTCGGACGCAAGTCCGGCCGCGGCTTCTATGACTATCGCGGTGAAGTGCCGGTCCCGACGCGGTAAACACCTGCTGCTCGAAGCACTATTTTCATGCAGGAGGGTTGGCCGTTCGCGGCCCTACGACCCGATCGCGCCCTTGATCAAAGCCTTGGCATCCTCGCTGTCCCAGGCAGCCGGCCCGTTCATCGCCGAAATCAGGCATCCCTTGTCATCGATCAGCAGCGTCACCGGCAGCCCCATGGCGAGGCCCTCCTTCTTCAGATTGTTGAACACCGAAATCGTATTGTCGCGATAGAGCTGCAGCGCATCGACGCCGATCTCGGTGAGGAACGTCTTCGGCTTCTCGTCGTCGCCGCTATCGATATTGACCGGCACCACCTGGAACCTGTCGCTGCCCATCTCCTTCTCGAGCGCGTTCAGCGCCGGCATCTCCTCGCGGCAGGGAACGCACCATGTCGCCCAGAGATTGAGAAGCACGGT
This Rhizobium brockwellii DNA region includes the following protein-coding sequences:
- a CDS encoding electron transfer flavoprotein subunit alpha/FixB family protein; its protein translation is MAILLLADHDNASLSDQTAKTLTAAAKIAKDQASDIHILVAGKAAKAAADAAAKLAGVSKVLLAESDELANNLAEPLADLIVSLAGSYDTIISAATSVGKNVLPRVAALLDVAQVSEIIEVISSDTFKRPIYAGNAIQTVQASDAKKVITVRTASFASAPEGGSATVEGIPAVSDPGLSTFVRDALSASDRPELTSAKIIISGGRALGSAEKFKEVILPLADKLGAAVGASRAAVDAGYAPNDWQVGQTGKVVAPQLYIACGISGAIQHLAGMKDSKVIVAINKDEEAPIFQVADYGLVADLFDALPELQKAL
- a CDS encoding 3-hydroxybutyryl-CoA dehydrogenase, which translates into the protein MNAVLKNIGIIGAGQMGCGIAHVSAAAGYRVHIYDLSQDRIESGLATINGNLARLVTNGKMTEEERKSTLSLITGSSDVNDLAPSDLVIEAATEDETVKRKIYTQVCPVLKPEALLATNTSSLSITRLAAATDRPERFMGIHFMNPVPVMKLVELVRGIATDEKTFSAAKEFVGTLEKTITVAEDFPAFIVNRILLPMINEAIYTLYEGVGTVDAIDTAMKLGANHPMGPLQLADFIGLDTCLSIMQVLHDGLADSKYRPCPLLVKYVEAGWLGRKSGRGFYDYRGEVPVPTR
- the tlpA gene encoding thiol:disulfide interchange protein TlpA gives rise to the protein MTTRKPLGLPSLKWIAMAAIAGVVAGAAAVYVKETGIGNGGGETASAECKLARDRVASVTPLMKGQVAAMVAAYEPRKLTAVSFNGPDGKPLTLDHFAGKTVLLNLWATWCVPCREEMPALNALEKEMGSDRFQVVPVNIDSGDDEKPKTFLTEIGVDALQLYRDNTISVFNNLKKEGLAMGLPVTLLIDDKGCLISAMNGPAAWDSEDAKALIKGAIGS